The Candidatus Omnitrophota bacterium genome has a window encoding:
- the rplJ gene encoding 50S ribosomal protein L10: MAKQEKYARLCKEKMAEEIISRINAHPNFVITSYMGSSTSDLENLRKSLKKSSSNYLIVKNSILKVVFDKVKLSDEISKIDGGMGISFSGEDILATCKALSVFASTHDKFKIKGAIVDGHSITPDKVKVLASLPAKEVLLAQVFAGMKSPITGFVNTLSGVLRKFVYVVDAVKTAKQNSSAPEQAPKEAKA; this comes from the coding sequence ATGGCCAAACAGGAAAAATACGCGAGGCTTTGCAAGGAGAAGATGGCGGAAGAGATAATCTCCCGTATTAATGCGCACCCGAATTTCGTAATAACAAGCTATATGGGATCTTCCACTTCAGATCTCGAAAACCTCAGGAAGAGCCTTAAGAAATCTTCTTCGAATTATTTGATCGTAAAGAACTCGATACTTAAAGTTGTATTCGACAAGGTGAAATTAAGCGATGAGATTTCGAAGATAGACGGCGGCATGGGGATCTCTTTCAGCGGAGAGGATATCCTGGCCACCTGCAAAGCCCTGTCCGTATTCGCAAGCACTCACGATAAGTTTAAAATAAAAGGCGCAATAGTTGACGGGCATAGCATTACGCCCGACAAGGTGAAAGTTTTGGCAAGCCTGCCCGCTAAAGAGGTTTTACTGGCGCAGGTCTTTGCCGGCATGAAGAGCCCCATAACGGGTTTCGTAAATACGCTCAGTGGGGTCTTGAGGAAGTTCGTATATGTTGTTGACGCCGTAAAGACGGCGAAGCAGAATTCAAGCGCCCCTGAACAGGCGCCTAAGGAAGCCAAAGCTTAA
- the rplL gene encoding 50S ribosomal protein L7/L12 produces MKNVMESIEKMTVMELADLVKALEDKFGVSAAAPVAVAAAAQAAPAAAAEEKSTFTVVLANAGANKIQVIKELRTLTSLGLKEAKDLVDGAPKTIKENATKDEADKMKKALEAQGAKIELK; encoded by the coding sequence ATGAAGAATGTGATGGAGTCTATCGAGAAGATGACTGTCATGGAGCTTGCGGATCTTGTGAAAGCGCTGGAGGATAAATTCGGGGTAAGCGCAGCCGCCCCCGTTGCAGTAGCCGCAGCCGCTCAAGCCGCACCGGCCGCCGCCGCTGAAGAGAAATCCACCTTCACCGTGGTCCTGGCCAATGCCGGCGCCAATAAGATCCAGGTCATCAAAGAGCTTCGCACGCTTACCAGCCTGGGCCTCAAGGAAGCCAAGGACCTGGTCGATGGCGCGCCTAAGACGATAAAGGAAAACGCGACGAAGGACGAAGCCGATAAGATGAAGAAAGCCCTCGAAGCTCAGGGCGCGAAGATTGAATTAAAGTAA